In Alkalihalobacillus sp. AL-G, the genomic stretch ACCAACCGTGCCGGATCCTCCTTTCCACCAATATCAAGTGGATTTACAACAATTTTTGGTTTTGTTGCGGATACAGTTGGGCAAATCTCTAACATGTGGGAACCCAATATCATTTCTTTTCCTGGCTCTAAATGGTACGTATAATCCTCCATGAAGGATGTCCCTTTGTTGCTGGCCATAACCTTCATCATACGAAGCAAGGCTGCGGTTCTCCAATCTCCTTCTCCAGCAAAACCATATCCTTCTGCCATTAGACGTTGGGCAGCGAGGCCAGGAAGCTGTTTCATCCCATGGAGATCTTCAAAATTAGTGGTAAACGCATTATAATTCCTTTCCGATAAAAAGGCCTTCAAACCCAGTTCGATTCGTGCTTGCTCTAGAATGGACTCTCTTATAGGACCAGGTTCTTTTGCTTCCTCAGGTAGCTGATACAAGTTGGTATACTCTTTGTAGAGAGCTTCTACTTCCATATCTGGAATATTGGCCATTTCCTCTACTAAATCACCAATTCCATAGTAATCAACTGTCCAGCCGAACTTAACTTGTGCTTCTATTTTGTCACCGTCGGTAACGGCAACATTCCGCATATTATCACCGAACCGTGCTACCCGAATATTTCGCCCTTCTACAACAGCAACAGCCGTTTTCATCCAGTTTCCAATCTTTATTGTTACTTCATCATTTTCAAAGTACCCTACAACTACCTTCCGGGGGATTTGCATTCTTGTACTGATAAAACCATATTCTCGATCCCCATGAGCCGATTGGTTCAAGTTCATGAAATCCATATCGATGTTTTTCCATGGGATATCACGGTTAAATTGTGTATGTAAATGTAAAAGTGGTAGTTGAAGAGCTTTTAGTCCCGAAATCCACATTTTTGCTGGAGAAAATGTATGCATCCATGCAATAATTCCCGCACAGTTTTCATCCAGGTTTGCTTCGAGTATTAATCTATTTATATCATCTGCATTCGTTAATACTTGTTTGAACCGAATCGGAAAAGGTAGATTTGCATGCTGGTTCATTTTCTCCACGATTTCGATCGAATGGCTCTCTACTTGCTTAAGTGCTTGTTCCCCATACAGCTGCTGACTTCCCGTTAAAAACCAAAATTCATATGGTTTAATCTGTAACATATAGTACTCCCCCTACTAGTAATTTGTTGTAGATTGAATAGCTCGTATACGTTTCATCACATCGTTTTTCCCGCGACCAAAATAGTCATGGAGTCTTGAATATTCCTGGTATAATTTTTCATAGATTTCTACATTTTCTGCAATTGGCTCCACTATTTCATCTTTGACTCTCGCCATTTTCCTTGCTGCCTCGATAATCGTGTCATATCCACCATTCTCACAACCTGCTGCAACCGCTCCAAACATAGCAGCACCTAACGCAGGAGTATGGAACGATTCAGCAACCTTAATCGGTCTATTCGTTACATCCGCATAAATTTGCATCAGCAGCTTGTTTTTATGTGGCAGCCCTCCACATGCATACAACTCATTGACTTCGATTCCATTTTCATGAAATGAATCTATGATTTTTCGAGTTCCATATGCAGTCGACTCTAGTAATGCCCTATATATTTCTTCTGGCTTCGTTTGTAGGGTCATACCTATAAGCAATCCACTTAAATCGGTATCCACCAGGACAGAGCGATTTCCATTCCACCAATCGAGAGCTAATAACCCCGTCTCCCCCGGCTGAAATGAAGCCGCTTTTTTCTCTAACCACTCATGGATCGTTAATCCTTCTTGATTAGAAGCTTGCTTTACATATTCGGGCACACCCTGGTCTACATACCAAGCGAAGATGTCTCCAACAGCTGATTGACCAGCTTCATAACCGTATAATCCTGGGATAATGCCGTCTTCTACGACACCACACATCCCCTCTACCTGCTTCTCCTCATTTCCTAAGAGCATATGACAAATGGAAGTCCCCATTGCAAGCACCATTTTTCCCGGTTCGACTACTCCCATGGCCGGTACAGCTGCGTGTGCATCCACGTTCCCAACAGCCACAGCAATACCTTGGTTTAATCCCGTAACCTTTGCCATCGTATCCGTTAGACCACCGGCATTCGTTCCTAACGGGACAACATCACCACGAAGCTTTGTGTCAGTTAAGGATTCTAATCTAGGATCTAATGCTCTGAAAAACGATTTAGCAGGATACCCGTTTTTTTTATTCCAAATCGCTTTGTAACCGGCCGCACAACTATTCCTAACAAAGTTATCCGTAAGCTTAGAAATTACCCAATCGGTTGCTTCCACAAAGCGATCTGTTTGTTCATAAATATCAGGGGCTTCATTCAGAATTTGCCAGACTTTTGCGATCATCCACTCAGAAGAGATTTTCCCACCATATCTTGATAAAAACTCTTCCCTAAAATCTTCTGCAATTGCGTTCAATTGATTTGCCTCATCCTGTGCTGCATGGTGCTTCCATAATTTTACCCAGCTATGTGGGTTATCTTTTAATTTTGGATTAAAACATAAAGGATCGCCATTGTCATCGATTGGTAGCATTGTACATGCAGTAAAATCAATCCCTAAACCAATTACATCATTTGGATTTACACCTGATTGCTTTATCACAATAGGTATGGAATTCTCTAAAACTGCAAGATAATCATGTGGGTTTTGCAGTGCCCATTCATATCCAAGCTCAACCCCTGATTCGGGTAATGTTCCATCAATTACACCATGCTTATAAGGTGTGACATGATCGGCAATTTCTTTACCGCATGATAAGGACACCAACACGGCCCTGCCCGATTCTGTTCCATAATCCACACCAATTGCGTATTTTTCTGTCATATGTGTGTGCCCCCCTTTTTCTTTTGTCCATAATACGCTTTAGAACCGTGCTTTCGTAAATAATGTTTATCTAAAAGTGCTTGATCTAATTGAGGGATATTTGAATTTAATTGATACGTTTGGATCGCCATCTTGGCTACCTCTTCTAAAACAACCGCATTATGTACCGCTTCATTTGGATTTTTCCCCCATGAAAATGGTGCGTGACTGTGAACAAGCACTCCCGGAACATGAGTTGCATCTATATCCTGAAACGTCTCGATAATCACTTTGCCAGTTTCATGCTCATAGTGACCATTAATCTCCAAGTCTGTCATCGGCCTAGTACAAGGTACGGAACCATAAAAGTAGTCTGCATGTGTAGTACCTAACGGAGGTATACTTTTACCTGCCTGTGCCCAGCTTGTCGACCAAGGTGCATGGGTATGAACAACTCCACCAATATCAGAAAAATGTTTATATAACACGATATGTGTAGGGGTGTCGGATGACGGCTTCAAATCGCCCTCAACCACATTCCCATCAAAGTCCACAACTACCATACTGTCTTGATTTAACTCATTATAAGGAACCCCGCTAGGCTTAATTACAATCAAATTATTCTCTCTGCTGACACCGCTTACATTCCCCCACGTAAAAGTTACTAAATTATGCATTGGTAAGGCCTTGTTCGCTTCTAGTACTTGTCGTTTTAGCTCTTCTAACACGCTTCCACACTCCTCCCTCTCACCATGTACGTATAACATTCATATTAATTTTTATATTAATATAAATTGTACGTACATGCAATAAAAAGTAATCAGTCTTAAGTTCTGATCATCTGTTCTTATGATGAAACAATGAATTTCTGTGAAACAAACCTATAAAAAATTTGTATGAATAGAACAGATAATAAGTGGTTCGATTTCCACGTTGTCGATTATTTATTTATTTTGAGGGCTGGTTAAAGTGAGCAAAAGTGGATAGTTGCTTAGAAAGAGACGAGCAGACAGGAGTGCCGAGAATTCCGTGTGCTGAGGAAGATGTTTGTTATGGTCGATTTAATTATGTCCGGTGACCTCGAGGGATTAGCTCAGTTTGATGAACCATACATTGAGGCTGCAAAGCCGGATGGTATTTGGCAATCCCTAGTTTTAGCCGGTGCGATTTCAAAAGAAAATCGTAACAGTGAGTTTTTATCTTATGAAGCCCCTACATACTTTGGTTTGTTGTGTGCCTCGTATTACCAGTAATCAGTTCGGACGGGAATTGGTCCTGTCCCCTCGTTCTGCTTAATTAGTTTTTCCTACTTTACGAAAGATGGTGCCTACGGAATATGTATGTGAATGTAGTAGTGGGAAGATTCGAACCCTATGCTGTGAACCACACCTGGCGTTTACGCCAAAAGAGCCAACCCTACTTTACAGACAAAAATAACGTAATTATCCTATAAAACAAGAGCTCCTCATGAAATCCGAGGAGCTCAGATACAAGTATGCTAGGGAATGAACATGACCCTATTTTATATAGGAATCAACTCCTTGCCGCTTTACTTTTTATGTGTAATATCCTTTATAAAGGTACCTGTTTAGCCCTACTTCACTCTTTTATTTTAATGCATTGGCAAGAGAGATTAGAAGATCGGCGTGTTCTTCGCTGATCTTCTTGCTGCTTTGAGCACTTACTTCATGCTGGAATGCAGAAAGAATGTTATCATTTGTTTTTGTATTTTTCTTGTCTGCTGATTTCATGGCGTTGATTATTTTTCTTTTTAAAGAGTTCGCAACTCCTTTGTTGGAAACGAAGCGATCCACAAGGTTGCTTAAACTATCATAGGTTATTTGAACTTCAAAGGAGGTGGATCCACTGCCTTCATTATCTGCATTGTCCATGGCAGTTGCTTGGAACTCATTACTTCCTAGTTTAAAATCATATGCTGGACCTACAATATTTTTACACGTGCTTGATGCAACACCTGAAAGGTTATCTGTTGGCGTGCAAGTAATATTCACTTGTTGGTCCACAGTGTAAATGTTGTCATTACCTGTATAAGTGACAATTGGATCTGTTTTATCAATGTTCAAGGATATTGTTTGTAAGGCCTCGTAATTACCCGCTTCATCTACACTGAGATAAGAAAGGGTATGTTTCCCATCTTCCTCTTCCGATACATTCACATTGACTACCCCATTTTTTGCTGCGACAGCTGTTCCGACAGATAAGTTATTAACCCCGAATGCTGAGTTATCCATCGCATAATAAAGCGTCTTCACTCCTGAACCATCCACGTTATCGACGGCATGTAACTCTACTGTTTGTATCTGGTGCACCCAGTCATTTATATTTGGAGCAATGGCAAGCTTTGCGGTAGTTGTAGGCGCCGTGATGTCATAGATAATCTCAAACCCTTCCCCGGCCAAATCCTGAAAACCACCAAGTGTCCAGGTATTTGAATGGACTGGAGTCCCCTGACTGATCCAGCTAGTGGCAGCGTTTGGAATAGCATAGTAAAGCGCTTGCCCAAGTCCAGGGTTATAAGAATTACTGTAAACCGGTCCAAAACTAAATCCAGCATTAAACTCTAACACATCAACATAAAATTGAAACGCTTTGTTAAGATGGCTGTTGTTACTCAACGTGTTGTGACTAACTGAGAAAACGGGAGTCACATGAAGGATTCCAATATTATTTGCGGTTACTTTTACGGTATTACCAGCTACAATACTGGCTTCCGCTCCCGTTCCTTGATTCACCACTTCATTAGAAGAGTTGAGTTCACTCCATGAAACAGATTGATCAAATTGTAGAGTAATCTTTGGGTTTGGAGTAAACTGATAGTTTTGGTTTAAAGACAGTGTACCTTCCACACCAGCTGACACGGTCTTCCATCCATAACCAGAGACAGTAAAGTTCGGTGGGATTGGATCACCAACAGCAGTTGCCAATACATTGACAAAGTCTCCTCGTAAATAAACGATGTTTCCATTTCCAATAGCGGTAAGAGTACCATCCGTGCTTACCGTATTGAAAAGCTGAGAGTCAGGTAAACCAATATTTCCAGTTAGTCCTGTAATTCCCACCAAGGGGACTCGAGTATCAATTGGAATAGGTGAACCTACATCAAAACTACCAGCGTTAATATCTATTCCACCTATGTCTCCACCCCAACATTCACCTGTACAAACATTGAATCCAGCAGAAGCATGAATGTTCAATGTACCGTTTAATGAGAAATCGGCCGTTGGTTTTGCAACAGAAATTTGAGCAGAAGAATCTGGGTGCCAAAACGTTTCAATGGTTGCCGTGTCTGTCCCACCTGGTGATGTCACCGTCATAGAGAATTGTGCCGGATAGGTGACATTCATATCACCAAAGGATAGGTTCTTAAGCTTCCCACCAAATCCTAAGCTTCCGTTTGTATCACCCCAACCTTCACCACCCCATTTTGTTCCAAAAACAGGGTCCTCATCGATACTTCCATCCGATCCAGATTCATTCCATGAAGTATATGGTACAATCGGTAAATCAACACTAGAGATCGAAGGAGTTCCAGGTGCCAACTGACTTTGTCCAGTCGTTTGAAAGGTTTTCGTATAAGTATAAGAGGTTTGTGTTTGTAATGAGTGGGTTGTGTCTGCTGCATATACTCGTTCGGTGAAGGATGCCGGCAGAAGTAAGGAGAGGCATAAAAGAAGGAAATAATGTCGTCCTTTTCGGTTTTTTCTTCGTGACAATTAAGATCACTCCATTTCCTATTCAATTTTTTAAATACATTATATGTTCTTTATAAAGAACTGAGAATCAAAACTAATTATATTTAAAAATCCCAAATCCATCAATTCATTTTTTATAAAAACTCGTCGGGATGGTAGAATGCAGTTATTCTAATGAGCAAGTTCTTTTCCGATTCACAAATAAAAAAGACAATCTTGCACGAAAATACAAAATCGCCTTTTGATCGTTCTCTACTAAAAACGACCGAAGTATTTGAAACGGTCTCCTTCCCTTTTTAAACTGTGGTGCGTTAACCCTACATAATGGTGCACGAATTGTCGGGTGAATCTCTTCAAATCCTGATATTCTTTTCATGAAGGAGGGTATGAAATGAACTTGATCAAGAACATGAATGATGCACTAACGTACATCGAAGATCACCTTACTGATGAAATAGACTATAAAGAAGTGGAAAGGTTAGCTCTTTGCTCCGAATACCATTTCAAAAGGATGTTTTCCTTCCTTGCTGGTATTCCACTATCCGAATATATCCGGCGTAGACGACTTACACGAGCAGCCTTCGAACTGATAGAAGACGGAGCAAAGGTCATTGATGTTGCCATGAAATACGGGTATACCTCACCAGATTCCATTTCTTGCTGAATGCTTCCGAAAAGTAGGACGTCCAATATGGTAGAAAATTGTGTTACAATAAACACATTCTAAAATATTCCAATATTAGAAGAATTGTAAAATTCCAAAACATATATATGAATAAGGAGTCATTATGTCAATAAATAAGATGGTAAAGGCGTATCAAAAAGTATATGAAATAGAAACCAATCTGAGAGATAAAGTAGATAAAAAAATGATCAATCATTATGGTGATAATTGGTATTCTGCTGCGCCTAAGCGAGAGAAAAAATTACGCATAAAAAAAAATATTAAGAATATGCAACTTTATGAACTTGAACAGTTGTTACACTACAAAATATTTGGCAATTTACATAAAAACTATCCAAGATTCATTCAACTCCTAAGGGCAGTTTATCCGCTGAGAAATAAAATTGCTCATTGTCAAGTTTTAACCAACAAAGAACACATTTTTTTAAAACAAACACACCTTGCTCTTATGCAAGTTATTGAGAAAATATAATTAATTTATTTTTTTAACTAAAACTTTCGTTTCATTTTATAAGGAATGTTTACTTTAAAAGATAGAGGCTATTGTGAGCCGGAAACAATAACTAGATAGCCTCTCAACTGTTTACTGTCTTTAGTTTATTAACAGAGGGTTGTTTTTCTTTTTCTGTGGAATTTATTTTTATAAATTCATTGCGCTTTTAAAGAATTCAAACAAGTGACCTTGAATATTATCTTCCGATTTTCGAGTTTCACTAAACAGTCTTTGTTCAATTTCAGAAGTTAAATCCTTTACTCTATAATAGTTCTCTACAAAGACCATTTGTTTTTCTAGATCAATTTTTCCTTGGTTATCTAGAGGGATTTTAATTTCTACACTTTTTGCATTGTTTAAATTGCAATTGAATCTATAATCGAAACCATATTTTTTCTTAATATCTTGTATATAACAATATATACATCGGGTCTATTCTCACATCTAATACTACGAAAGCTATTCTTTAGGTATTTATAAAATATTGATCTGTGTGATAGACAATGTTAGTACCGGCGGAGCCATCCCCATCACTCCCAATTGAGATGTGTGGTTTTTCTTCTGAAGGTACATATTGATCTTTATTACATCATTTTATCAATATATGCTACTGGGTTCAAAGTTGCAGTATAAATTGGAATTCCATTACCTTTACCTTGATCCATCGTACTATATACTTTCTTAGTAAATCCTAATGCACTTGTATGAAATTTAAACAGTTCTATATCCCCTAACGTAGTTATTAAATAGTTTAATTCATTAGTAGGGGTTTCGAAGTTTTCTGTTAACTTTTCCTCCACTCCGAAATAGTAGTTTTTAATTCTTCGAGTTTCATAAACACTAGTTCATTTGTAATTTCATCACTCTCATCTTCGATACCGAGAAGAACTTTCTCCTCACGACTCCACCAATCGTCAACTAACCACTTATTCTCAGGTTCGAATATACCGATTGGTTGTATCTTACATCTATCGTTTAATGGAACAAACCCTATTTTAAAACTAGTTAAAATAGAAAAAACAATTCATTCTGATTTCGACCATCTTTTAAGCTCAATCCATTAATTATTGTCGTTCCATCTAACGTACTTTCCGGGAACAAATTCTTTTATAAAGTCTCTTTCGTTACTCCTTGTCAAGGACGTTTAAATTTATACAAAATCGTCGGGTTAAAATTGTACAAAAGTGGCACCTTAGTTGGTGCCTTTTTCATTCATTCGATAACTCGGTCCATCCATGGAGAATACTCGAGAATAGTGTAGGAGTCGATCTAAGATTGCAGTCGCAATTACCCCATCTCCTAATACTTCTCCCCACTCACTGAATGTCTTATTAGACGTTAATATGATCGAGCTGTTTTCATACCTTCGACTGATCACCTGAAACAGATAATGTCCACCATTATTAGATAGATTCAAGTACCCCATTTCATCGATGATTAGAAGAGAAGGCTTGGCAAGCCCTCTCATTTTCTTATCCAACTTCCCTTGAGAATCTGCTGTTTGAAGCGAAGTGATGAGTTCTTGTGCCGTCATAAAGTATGTCTTCAAACCTTTACGGATGGCTTCCAAGGCAATTGAGACTGCTAAATGGGTTTTACCGACTCCAGGCGGACCAAGGAAGACTAAATTCTGATTCTGCTCTATGAAACTAAGACTCATATATTCTTCAATGTCCCTGCGGGACACACCTTTCACACGATCAAAATCAAACGTATCTAACGTTTTCCTAAAGGGTAATCTTGATAGCTTTAAGAGCGTCTGTCTACTTCGTTCTATACGGGCTTGATTTTCAACTTCCAGTATTCGCTCTAGGAATGCATGGTATGGTATATTATTTTTAGAAGCTTCTTCAGTAAGGGTTCTCCATTCAGATTGAATGGTGGTTAATTTGAGCGATTCGCAATATGTATCAATAGCTTGATTCATTTTCTATCGCTCTCCTTCCTGAAGGAATTGGTCGTAAACGCTTAGTGGGCGAACAGCGACCTCTATATCCTGTGCAGCGTGGAGGGTGCCAGCCTTTGAACGCTGCTTTTTTCTTATCTGTTCGGAAAGTGGTAGAACCTTATCGTCTCTTGTATAGGTCAGAATCGCTTCCCCATGATAATAAACGGTAATCGTGCCATCTAGCGTTTCCTTAATCATTACTTCTTGCCCTGCAAATTTTGAGCTCATCAGGATCTTTCTAGAATGGTAATTCATGACCCCATCTCTCCCAATCTTTCGATACGTAATGTAACTGGAATCATATCTTGATGGGTTAAGAGGCTGCAGGGACTCTTTCAACCAAAGCTCTACCGGTTTCCGTTCTGTAGTAGAGTGAATGCGTTGATTCGCCGTTTCTTCCACCCATCTCAGGAGTCTGAGATTCAACTCTTGTAAAGATCGAACCGATGAAGTCTCTAGCCAACCATTCATATAACCGATAAATCGTTCAACTTTCCCCTTAGTTTGAGGGCGATAGGGACGATGTACGGAAGGCTTGAAAGCATAGTGATCAACAAAATCTAAGAACTTTTCATTCCATTCAACTTCTGGACCACTTCTCCGGTTGATAATCGTCTTCATATTATCAAACATTACCTTTTCGGTTACGCCTCCGAAGTATTCAAAAGCATTCGTCAGGCAGTACAATAGGTGTTCTCGATCCTGCCGTTCCGCAAAACAAGCATAACTCATTCGTGAGTAGGAAAGAGTAGCGACAAAGATCATGAGTGGTATGACTTCACCATCAATCTGGTAATGACCAGCTTCTTTCCAATCGACTTGCATCTGTTCTCCAGGTTCTGTTTCATACCGTCTGGTATGACTTTCTTTAAAGGCCTTACGATATGGTTGTACAAACTCTTTTAATATCGTACTGCCACCTGAATAACCTCTTTGTTTAATCTCAATAATCAGCTTCTCACAATTGAAAACATAGTCTTCTTGAATTCGCTTAAGCAGGTAATCTTTATATGGATCTAACTTCGATCCTTTTTTTGAACGGTGCTGTACATGGTTTTTCTCTCGTTCACTTAACGCTCTTACCGTATGCCTATGCATTCCCAACATCTCCGCAATATCTGATTGGGACATGCCTCGTTCCAATAGTTCTTTCACTTTTCGTCGCTCTCCCTCCAACTTCATGAATCAAATCTCCTCCCCCTTAGGATTCAATCTAATTATGAAGTTTGTCGAAATTTAAGGCGACGATTTTGTATATTTTTAGCCGGCTATATTGTCCATTTTAAATGCGACTCTTTCACTCCTGTAATACCTTAACTAATAGTTCTCTGCTTTGTAAACTGAATCGAAATCAATACTTACACCTTTATCATTCTTCGTTAGTACACCCAAATCACTTAAGTATTTAAAAATAAACAATTCAATAAAAGTCATTAGACACTTTTTAGGGTCATCACCAGTTGCCAACCAAACAGATTGCCAAATTTGTTTTGCTAACATTTTAGGGTTTGATATCTCTAATTCTTTATTTGGGAGTTATCCGCACTTAAAGAAGATATCACCCATTATATTTTTTATTGAACAATTCGTTAAAAAAACAACATTTCCTTTTATTAAGGTCATCTAAAAACAATTTTCCCAATCTATTGTGATTTTGAAAATTATTGAAAATTGATTAGTACAATAGCTGTATAATTAATTTGAATTTAGTTTTAATGTGAATTTCGAAGACTCAGATGAATCCCTTTCCACCCATTCCGGTTTAGGGTTGATCGGTTTGTTACTCTCATAGTTATTATCATAGTTTCAAAGGATCTTATTGGACAGTTCGAGAGTATGTGTCTTTACGTAATAAAGAAAGGAATACATAATAGAGACTACTTCCCTGCCTTTAGAATTCCAAGCCTGGAACAACACAGGTTGACTTAGATACACACTGAGCCATGTATGTTTCCATATTCAACCCTTTAATATTGACAAAAGTTCTAAAAAAAAACCTAGTCCTTCAGCAGACCTCAAAGGGTCCTACATTAAATTAGGTGCCTTTTTATCGTAATTATTCATCACAAATTTATTAAACCTTTTAATCTTAGTCTTAAAACTTACTTAATTTTTAATCACAGGAATTCTATATTGTCCTGACATAGCAGAAGTATTTGAATCTCGTTTATTTATTATTTGATTGGCAGATAAACTTTCTTCAAGTAAAGCTGCCCTTTCAATATTCAACTTCTCATTGAGAAAGCTATGTCTTAACTCAAATTCATTAAACACTTCGCTCCATTTTTTAACGTAAATTTTATAATTTCCTACTTTCTGAGCTAATGACCTTTCTCCATGATGTTGGTTACTTTGTATATGTCGATTTATATAACCCGTTTTGTCAAAATCATTTCCTATTAATATAAATTCCCACTCCATATTATTTGCATTAAATTCATTTTCACTAAGAATTACTTCTAGATACTTCTCCACCTGA encodes the following:
- the araA gene encoding L-arabinose isomerase, which codes for MLQIKPYEFWFLTGSQQLYGEQALKQVESHSIEIVEKMNQHANLPFPIRFKQVLTNADDINRLILEANLDENCAGIIAWMHTFSPAKMWISGLKALQLPLLHLHTQFNRDIPWKNIDMDFMNLNQSAHGDREYGFISTRMQIPRKVVVGYFENDEVTIKIGNWMKTAVAVVEGRNIRVARFGDNMRNVAVTDGDKIEAQVKFGWTVDYYGIGDLVEEMANIPDMEVEALYKEYTNLYQLPEEAKEPGPIRESILEQARIELGLKAFLSERNYNAFTTNFEDLHGMKQLPGLAAQRLMAEGYGFAGEGDWRTAALLRMMKVMASNKGTSFMEDYTYHLEPGKEMILGSHMLEICPTVSATKPKIVVNPLDIGGKEDPARLVFDGRGGDAVVASLIELGGRYRLVVNKVHAMQPTEETPNLPVAKVLWKPEPSLSDATECWIYAGGAHHTVFSFDVTADQLYDFAEMSKIECVVIDEHTVPRKLQIELKLSEAVWK
- a CDS encoding ribulokinase, whose protein sequence is MTEKYAIGVDYGTESGRAVLVSLSCGKEIADHVTPYKHGVIDGTLPESGVELGYEWALQNPHDYLAVLENSIPIVIKQSGVNPNDVIGLGIDFTACTMLPIDDNGDPLCFNPKLKDNPHSWVKLWKHHAAQDEANQLNAIAEDFREEFLSRYGGKISSEWMIAKVWQILNEAPDIYEQTDRFVEATDWVISKLTDNFVRNSCAAGYKAIWNKKNGYPAKSFFRALDPRLESLTDTKLRGDVVPLGTNAGGLTDTMAKVTGLNQGIAVAVGNVDAHAAVPAMGVVEPGKMVLAMGTSICHMLLGNEEKQVEGMCGVVEDGIIPGLYGYEAGQSAVGDIFAWYVDQGVPEYVKQASNQEGLTIHEWLEKKAASFQPGETGLLALDWWNGNRSVLVDTDLSGLLIGMTLQTKPEEIYRALLESTAYGTRKIIDSFHENGIEVNELYACGGLPHKNKLLMQIYADVTNRPIKVAESFHTPALGAAMFGAVAAGCENGGYDTIIEAARKMARVKDEIVEPIAENVEIYEKLYQEYSRLHDYFGRGKNDVMKRIRAIQSTTNY
- the araD gene encoding L-ribulose-5-phosphate 4-epimerase, with the protein product MLEELKRQVLEANKALPMHNLVTFTWGNVSGVSRENNLIVIKPSGVPYNELNQDSMVVVDFDGNVVEGDLKPSSDTPTHIVLYKHFSDIGGVVHTHAPWSTSWAQAGKSIPPLGTTHADYFYGSVPCTRPMTDLEINGHYEHETGKVIIETFQDIDATHVPGVLVHSHAPFSWGKNPNEAVHNAVVLEEVAKMAIQTYQLNSNIPQLDQALLDKHYLRKHGSKAYYGQKKKGGTHI
- the istB gene encoding IS21-like element helper ATPase IstB, with protein sequence MNQAIDTYCESLKLTTIQSEWRTLTEEASKNNIPYHAFLERILEVENQARIERSRQTLLKLSRLPFRKTLDTFDFDRVKGVSRRDIEEYMSLSFIEQNQNLVFLGPPGVGKTHLAVSIALEAIRKGLKTYFMTAQELITSLQTADSQGKLDKKMRGLAKPSLLIIDEMGYLNLSNNGGHYLFQVISRRYENSSIILTSNKTFSEWGEVLGDGVIATAILDRLLHYSRVFSMDGPSYRMNEKGTN
- the istA gene encoding IS21 family transposase, which translates into the protein MKLEGERRKVKELLERGMSQSDIAEMLGMHRHTVRALSEREKNHVQHRSKKGSKLDPYKDYLLKRIQEDYVFNCEKLIIEIKQRGYSGGSTILKEFVQPYRKAFKESHTRRYETEPGEQMQVDWKEAGHYQIDGEVIPLMIFVATLSYSRMSYACFAERQDREHLLYCLTNAFEYFGGVTEKVMFDNMKTIINRRSGPEVEWNEKFLDFVDHYAFKPSVHRPYRPQTKGKVERFIGYMNGWLETSSVRSLQELNLRLLRWVEETANQRIHSTTERKPVELWLKESLQPLNPSRYDSSYITYRKIGRDGVMNYHSRKILMSSKFAGQEVMIKETLDGTITVYYHGEAILTYTRDDKVLPLSEQIRKKQRSKAGTLHAAQDIEVAVRPLSVYDQFLQEGER